One Cellulomonas sp. Y8 DNA segment encodes these proteins:
- the pstC gene encoding phosphate ABC transporter permease subunit PstC: MTSTQSRTAGPTEPVKPGTTARRLRSGHGDRGGSLAFRWLATGAGVLILVILAAVAVFLVQRAWPALTADSSELSDAVSWFPEDTSLLGFVGPLIFGTLLAAAVSLLLATPVAIGIALFTSHYAPRRLASALGYVVDLLAAIPSVVYGLWGGLVLSPVVQPVWEFLGTYLGWIPFFGGVVSPTGRVMMTVAVVLAVMILPIITAICREVFLQTPRLHEEAALALGATQWEVVRMAVLPFARSGIVSAAMLGLGRALGETMAVLMILSPGFLYSFQLLAAGQQQTIAANIAAQFPEANQTGVATLIATGLALFIITLAVNMAARAIVARRKDFSGAN; encoded by the coding sequence GTGACCAGCACCCAGTCCCGCACCGCGGGGCCCACCGAGCCGGTGAAGCCCGGCACGACGGCCCGCAGGCTGCGCTCGGGCCACGGCGACCGTGGCGGCAGCCTGGCGTTCCGCTGGCTCGCCACCGGGGCCGGCGTCCTGATCCTCGTGATCCTGGCCGCCGTGGCCGTGTTCCTGGTCCAGCGCGCGTGGCCGGCCCTCACCGCGGACTCGTCCGAGCTGTCGGACGCGGTCAGCTGGTTCCCCGAGGACACCAGCCTGCTGGGCTTCGTCGGCCCGCTGATCTTCGGCACGCTGCTCGCGGCCGCGGTGTCGCTGCTGCTGGCGACCCCGGTCGCCATCGGCATCGCGCTGTTCACCTCGCACTACGCGCCGCGGCGGCTCGCGAGCGCGCTCGGGTACGTGGTCGACCTGCTCGCCGCCATCCCCTCGGTCGTCTACGGCCTGTGGGGCGGTCTGGTGCTCAGCCCGGTCGTGCAGCCGGTGTGGGAGTTCCTCGGGACGTACCTCGGCTGGATCCCGTTCTTCGGCGGCGTGGTCTCGCCGACCGGCCGCGTGATGATGACCGTGGCCGTCGTGCTCGCCGTGATGATCCTGCCGATCATCACCGCGATCTGCCGCGAGGTGTTCCTGCAGACCCCGCGCCTGCACGAGGAGGCCGCCCTGGCCCTCGGCGCGACGCAGTGGGAGGTCGTGCGGATGGCCGTGCTGCCGTTCGCCCGGTCCGGCATCGTGTCGGCCGCCATGCTCGGCCTGGGCCGCGCGCTCGGCGAGACGATGGCCGTGCTGATGATCCTGTCGCCCGGGTTCCTCTACTCGTTCCAGCTGCTCGCCGCCGGGCAGCAGCAGACGATCGCCGCGAACATCGCCGCGCAGTTCCCCGAGGCCAACCAGACCGGCGTCGCGACGCTGATCGCCACCGGTCTCGCCCTGTTCATCATCACCCTGGCCGTGAACATGGCCGCCCGCGCGATCGTCGCGCGGCGCAAGGACTTCTCGGGGGCGAACTGA
- the pstA gene encoding phosphate ABC transporter permease PstA, with protein sequence MTTTPTTTTPAGASLREALQATDRRRRRTDVTMRVLIISAFVLAMIPLLSLTWTVVSRGIGRLDSYFLLNSMRGVFGGMDAGGIYHAIVGTLEITLFAALISVPIGLLTAIYLVEYGNGKPLARVVTFLVDVMTGIPSIVAGLFAYALFALLLGPGAKFGAIGSVALSVLMIPVVIRSSEEMLRLVPNELREASLALGVPRWLTIIKVVLRTSVAGLTTGVMLAIARVIGETAPLLLTVGVVDSINFNLFEGRMMTLPVYVYRQYAQGLVPCSDGDASCIPDINLQRAWAAALTLFLIVMVLNLIGRLVTRIFAPKIR encoded by the coding sequence ATGACGACCACCCCGACCACCACCACCCCGGCGGGCGCGTCGCTGCGCGAGGCGCTGCAGGCCACGGACCGCCGCCGGCGCCGTACCGACGTCACGATGCGCGTGCTGATCATCTCCGCGTTCGTGCTGGCGATGATCCCGCTGCTGTCGCTCACCTGGACCGTGGTGTCCCGCGGCATCGGCCGGCTGGACTCCTACTTCCTGCTCAACTCCATGCGCGGCGTGTTCGGCGGCATGGACGCGGGCGGCATCTACCACGCCATCGTCGGCACGCTCGAGATCACGCTGTTCGCCGCGCTGATCTCGGTGCCGATCGGCCTGCTCACCGCGATCTACCTGGTCGAGTACGGCAACGGCAAGCCGCTCGCCCGCGTGGTGACCTTCCTGGTCGACGTGATGACGGGCATCCCGTCCATCGTCGCCGGCCTGTTCGCCTACGCGCTGTTCGCGCTGCTCCTCGGCCCGGGCGCGAAGTTCGGCGCCATCGGCTCGGTCGCCCTGTCCGTGCTGATGATCCCGGTCGTGATCCGGTCCAGCGAGGAGATGCTGCGGCTCGTCCCGAACGAGCTGCGCGAGGCCTCCCTGGCGCTCGGCGTGCCGCGCTGGCTGACCATCATCAAGGTCGTCCTGCGCACCTCGGTCGCCGGCCTCACCACCGGCGTGATGCTGGCGATCGCCCGCGTCATCGGCGAGACGGCCCCGCTGCTGCTCACGGTCGGGGTGGTCGACTCGATCAACTTCAACCTGTTCGAGGGCCGCATGATGACCCTGCCCGTCTACGTGTACCGGCAGTACGCTCAGGGCCTGGTCCCGTGCTCGGACGGCGACGCGAGCTGCATCCCGGACATCAACCTGCAGCGCGCCTGGGCCGCCGCCCTCACGCTCTTCCTCATCGTCATGGTGCTGAACCTCATCGGGCGCCTCGTCACGCGGATCTTCGCCCCGAAGATCCGCTGA